A genomic region of Arcobacter sp. F155 contains the following coding sequences:
- a CDS encoding acyl-CoA thioesterase codes for MSNRKDKSLTMTMLMTPDKANFTGNTVHGGEILKMLDHVAYACAARYCGTYVVTLSVDMVLFKDPIKIGSLVTFHASVNYSGRTSMEIGIKVISEDIKDHTLKNTNVCYFTMVAVDEDGTPVPVPKLEPETEDEKRRYNDALKRREFRMSSKHSKSH; via the coding sequence ATGAGTAATAGAAAAGACAAATCATTAACAATGACTATGCTAATGACACCAGATAAAGCAAATTTCACTGGAAATACAGTTCATGGTGGAGAGATTTTAAAAATGCTTGATCATGTAGCTTATGCGTGTGCGGCGAGATACTGTGGAACATATGTTGTAACACTTTCAGTTGATATGGTTTTATTTAAAGACCCAATTAAAATTGGTTCATTAGTAACATTCCATGCTTCAGTTAACTACTCAGGTAGAACATCAATGGAGATTGGAATCAAAGTAATTTCAGAAGATATAAAAGACCATACTTTAAAAAATACAAATGTTTGTTACTTCACAATGGTTGCAGTTGATGAGGACGGTACTCCAGTTCCTGTACCAAAACTAGAACCTGAAACAGAAGATGAAAAAAGAAGATATAACGATGCTTTAAAAAGAAGAGAGTTTAGAATGTCTTCAAAACACTCTAAAAGTCATTAA